The following are encoded in a window of Kutzneria kofuensis genomic DNA:
- a CDS encoding ABC transporter substrate-binding protein, which produces MVALHARLAVRAAVAALAVSGLAACGGDPTDDSSINVLMVNNPQMKDLVKLTADAFTRKTGIRVNYTLLPENDVRDKISEEFSSQAGQYDVATISNYETPIWAKNGWLTPLDRFLPRDTGFDQGDVIESMRQSLTGADGTMYAEPFYGESSFVMYRKDVFAARGLTMPDRPTWQQVAELAAKADGALPGMRGICLRGQPGWGELAGVLTTVVNTFGGTWFTQDWRAQVNAPEFKRATRFYVDLVRDHGEIGAPQAGFTECLNDMTQGRVAIWYDSTAAAGLLEAKDSPVAGKLGYAQAPVVRTASSGWLYTWAFAIEKASGKQDSAWKFISWACGKDYEGLVGASLGWSRVPSGKRASTYQRPECRVSTAPFGAQAEAAIRGATPRDTSVQPRPTSGIGFVDIPEFTDLGTQVSQQVSSAIAGRVTVDAALDTGQALAAKVAAKRRGG; this is translated from the coding sequence ATGGTGGCATTGCATGCGCGTCTGGCCGTGCGCGCGGCCGTCGCGGCGCTCGCCGTGAGCGGACTGGCGGCGTGCGGCGGGGACCCGACGGACGACTCGTCGATCAATGTCCTGATGGTGAACAACCCTCAGATGAAGGATCTGGTGAAGCTGACCGCGGACGCTTTCACCAGGAAGACCGGCATCAGGGTCAACTACACGCTGCTGCCCGAGAACGACGTGCGAGACAAGATCAGCGAGGAGTTCTCCAGCCAGGCCGGCCAGTACGACGTCGCGACCATCAGCAACTACGAGACACCGATCTGGGCCAAGAACGGGTGGCTGACCCCACTGGATCGGTTCCTCCCCAGGGACACCGGCTTCGACCAGGGCGATGTCATCGAGTCGATGCGCCAGTCGCTGACCGGCGCGGACGGCACGATGTACGCCGAACCGTTCTACGGCGAGTCCTCGTTCGTGATGTACCGCAAGGACGTGTTCGCGGCCAGGGGACTGACCATGCCCGACAGGCCGACGTGGCAGCAGGTCGCGGAGCTGGCGGCCAAGGCCGACGGCGCACTGCCCGGCATGCGGGGCATCTGCCTGCGTGGACAGCCCGGCTGGGGTGAGCTCGCCGGTGTGCTCACCACCGTGGTCAACACCTTCGGCGGGACCTGGTTCACCCAGGACTGGCGGGCGCAGGTCAACGCCCCGGAGTTCAAGCGGGCGACCAGGTTCTACGTGGACCTGGTCCGGGACCACGGCGAGATCGGCGCCCCCCAGGCCGGCTTCACCGAATGCCTCAACGACATGACCCAGGGCAGGGTCGCCATCTGGTACGACTCCACCGCGGCCGCCGGCCTGCTGGAGGCGAAGGACTCGCCGGTGGCCGGCAAACTCGGCTACGCGCAGGCGCCCGTCGTCCGCACCGCCAGCTCCGGTTGGCTCTACACCTGGGCGTTCGCCATCGAGAAGGCCAGCGGGAAACAGGACTCGGCGTGGAAGTTCATCTCCTGGGCGTGCGGCAAGGACTACGAAGGGCTGGTGGGCGCCAGCCTCGGCTGGTCCCGCGTGCCGTCCGGCAAGCGCGCGTCGACCTACCAGCGCCCCGAGTGCCGCGTGTCCACCGCGCCGTTTGGCGCGCAGGCGGAAGCGGCCATCAGGGGCGCTACGCCGCGTGACACGAGCGTGCAGCCACGGCCGACGAGCGGCATCGGGTTCGTCGACATTCCGGAGTTCACCGACCTGGGAACCCAGGTCTCCCAACAAGTCAGTTCGGCGATCGCCGGTCGGGTCACGGTGGATGCCGCACTGGACACCGGGCAGGCCCTCGCGGCGAAGGTCGCGGCGAAGCGCCGGGGCGGATGA
- a CDS encoding alpha-L-fucosidase, whose translation MSPAEPLPRRRFLAGAAAAGALTVLPTGAPAVAATTATTPTGVPLPALRVPQIDQGLAQQSDATVGWLADAKIGMFIHWGVYAGPAQGEWYERSAQVKPSVYREFLTSPSPQQFTADQYDPTAWVELARTMGAKYVVLTTRHHEGFGLYPNSHPNAWTSAQAPLNRDFVAGYVSAVRAAGLKLGLYYSPIDWRYPGYYNVRGAALSAPPWNYEGADPASFDYRANAQVMKEEVYQAVKQLVSDYGPIDDLWWDGGWLAEQGSDADGAFFWEPGRYRDPANEWPVGGYGETEPATGKPLGLMGMVRAHQPNVVVTPRSGWAGDYGVEEGGSVPTGPIRAGVVEKTFTIRGAWGYTAGASVMSYDQILAVVVNALVRNMTTLINVGPDRHGVVPADSAAVLTRVGAFLSDVDEAVYGTRGGPWNPVDGQVGYTFRDKTFYVHLLPGRAGGAVTTPSIGDAMVRRVYAVPGGRALPYTVGSDGTVTITGIDRTVHPQDSVVAVVLDRPVVATDIAVGRATSADSEEAGKGNIAARATDGDTATRWCAADGATGHWLQVDLGAATALTGARIAWEFPGKTYRYRVEGSTDGHTWSTVVDRTNNTDTGQVHTLPFTATARHLRVTVTGLDTGCWASIREFQAYDRPFS comes from the coding sequence ATGTCCCCTGCCGAACCGTTGCCCCGTCGCCGTTTTCTCGCCGGTGCGGCCGCCGCCGGCGCCCTGACCGTCCTGCCCACCGGTGCGCCCGCCGTGGCCGCGACCACCGCGACCACCCCGACCGGGGTGCCGCTACCGGCGCTGCGGGTGCCGCAGATCGACCAGGGGCTGGCGCAACAGTCCGATGCGACGGTCGGCTGGCTGGCCGACGCGAAGATCGGCATGTTCATCCACTGGGGCGTCTACGCCGGCCCGGCCCAGGGGGAGTGGTACGAGCGCAGCGCGCAGGTCAAGCCCAGCGTGTACCGCGAGTTCCTCACCAGCCCGTCGCCGCAGCAGTTCACCGCCGACCAGTACGACCCGACCGCCTGGGTCGAGCTGGCCAGGACCATGGGCGCGAAGTACGTGGTGCTCACCACCCGGCACCACGAGGGGTTCGGGCTGTATCCGAACTCGCACCCCAACGCGTGGACCAGCGCGCAGGCGCCGCTGAACCGGGACTTCGTCGCCGGCTACGTGTCAGCGGTGCGCGCCGCCGGCCTGAAACTCGGGCTGTACTACTCGCCGATCGACTGGCGTTATCCCGGCTACTACAACGTCAGGGGCGCGGCCCTGTCGGCCCCGCCGTGGAACTACGAGGGCGCCGACCCGGCGAGCTTCGACTACCGGGCGAACGCCCAGGTGATGAAGGAGGAGGTGTACCAGGCGGTCAAGCAGTTGGTGTCCGACTACGGCCCGATCGACGACCTGTGGTGGGACGGCGGCTGGCTGGCCGAGCAGGGCAGCGACGCCGACGGCGCGTTCTTCTGGGAACCCGGCCGGTACCGCGACCCGGCCAACGAGTGGCCGGTGGGCGGGTACGGCGAGACCGAGCCCGCCACCGGGAAACCGTTGGGACTGATGGGCATGGTCCGCGCGCACCAGCCGAACGTCGTGGTCACCCCGCGTTCGGGCTGGGCCGGTGACTACGGCGTCGAGGAGGGTGGCTCGGTGCCGACCGGGCCGATCCGGGCCGGGGTGGTGGAGAAGACGTTCACCATCCGGGGCGCCTGGGGCTACACCGCGGGAGCGTCGGTGATGAGCTACGACCAGATCCTCGCCGTGGTGGTCAATGCCCTGGTGCGCAACATGACCACGCTGATCAACGTGGGGCCGGACCGGCACGGCGTCGTGCCGGCCGACTCGGCGGCGGTGCTCACCCGGGTCGGCGCCTTCCTGTCCGATGTGGACGAGGCGGTGTACGGAACCCGTGGTGGGCCGTGGAACCCGGTCGACGGCCAGGTGGGCTACACCTTCCGGGACAAGACGTTCTACGTGCACCTGTTGCCCGGCCGGGCCGGCGGGGCGGTCACCACCCCGTCGATCGGCGATGCCATGGTGCGACGGGTCTACGCCGTGCCCGGCGGGCGGGCCCTGCCCTACACCGTGGGTTCGGACGGCACGGTCACCATCACCGGCATCGACCGCACGGTGCACCCGCAGGACTCCGTGGTCGCGGTGGTGCTGGACCGGCCCGTCGTGGCCACCGACATCGCCGTCGGCAGGGCCACCTCCGCGGACAGCGAGGAGGCGGGCAAGGGCAACATCGCCGCGCGCGCCACCGACGGCGACACCGCGACCCGCTGGTGCGCCGCGGACGGCGCCACCGGCCACTGGTTGCAAGTCGACCTCGGCGCCGCCACCGCGCTGACCGGTGCGCGGATCGCCTGGGAGTTCCCGGGCAAGACCTACCGCTACCGGGTCGAGGGATCGACCGACGGCCACACCTGGTCCACAGTGGTCGACCGGACGAACAACACCGACACGGGTCAGGTGCACACCCTGCCGTTCACCGCGACCGCGCGCCATCTGCGGGTGACCGTGACCGGACTGGACACCGGCTGCTGGGCGTCGATCCGCGAGTTCCAGGCATACGACCGGCCCTTCAGCTGA
- a CDS encoding ATP-binding protein produces MAATNLTADVTSFVGRRRELAQVKQYLSASRLVTLTGVGGVGKSRLAVRTAAGVRRAFPDGTWLVELAQLQDPGLLVQTVASTLGLRDQSARPPLVVLAEYLANRRLLLVLDNCEHLLASCGQLVHALLAACPKLCVLATSREPLGISGEIAWPVPALSVPDLAERRPKREWSRYEAVTLFADRAVATVPEFRLTADNYVAVAGICRQLDGIPLAIELAAVRLRVLTPQQILDRLTDRYALLTGGSRDKASRHQTLRSCIEWSFELCSADERLLWSRLSVFTGSFDLDAVEGVCSGDGLIKDDMLELVAGLVDKSIVATDKHDADLRYRLLDTIRDFGLQELRARGEETRLRRRHRDWYDELLLRAEREWISPRQEYWLGRLNREHPNIRSALQFCLTEPGEAESALRMAVCPWRFYWWSPGRFSEGRRWLDQALAQATQPSVHRAWALLFNSQLAVVQGDFDTGRALLAEGKALAERLGDADSLGRLGYATAHLALWAGDVPASIVAYEQALAAGSSDLSLRVDTLHALLVAVAVAGDAQRARTCHQEVLSITEPNGERRHRSHSRWAFGLSAWQQGDLRRAAELQHQSLRLKHGLNDVQGTAFCLEALACVAAADHRERRAATLLGAAEMLWRSMGTSLAPLRPVFDYHQDCVRRARRALGEKNYQAAFHAGGRLTLDEMVAYALEERPEPTSALPAQGPTPLTAREQQVAELIARGASNKEIAHALVISQRMAENHVEHILAKLGVTSRIQIMAWFREQQSVSRSPATGDAPPSSQ; encoded by the coding sequence GTGGCGGCGACGAACCTCACCGCGGACGTGACCAGCTTTGTCGGTCGCCGACGCGAACTGGCCCAGGTCAAGCAGTACTTGTCCGCCTCACGGCTGGTCACGTTGACCGGGGTCGGCGGGGTCGGCAAGTCCCGATTGGCGGTGCGGACGGCCGCCGGTGTGCGGCGGGCCTTTCCGGACGGGACATGGTTGGTCGAGTTGGCCCAGCTGCAGGACCCCGGACTGTTGGTGCAGACGGTGGCGAGCACGTTGGGCCTGCGGGACCAGTCAGCCCGACCGCCGTTGGTCGTGTTGGCCGAGTACCTGGCCAATCGGCGTCTACTGCTGGTATTGGACAACTGCGAGCACCTGCTGGCTTCGTGCGGGCAACTGGTGCACGCGTTGCTCGCCGCCTGCCCGAAACTGTGCGTGCTGGCCACCAGCCGGGAACCGCTGGGCATCTCCGGCGAGATCGCCTGGCCGGTGCCGGCGCTGTCGGTGCCTGATCTGGCCGAACGACGGCCCAAGCGCGAATGGTCCCGGTACGAGGCCGTGACGCTGTTCGCCGACCGCGCCGTCGCGACGGTTCCGGAGTTCCGTCTCACCGCGGACAACTACGTCGCGGTGGCCGGAATCTGCCGCCAGCTGGACGGGATTCCGCTGGCGATAGAGCTGGCCGCGGTGCGACTGCGGGTCCTCACACCCCAGCAGATCCTGGACCGGCTGACCGATCGGTACGCGCTGCTGACCGGCGGCAGCCGGGACAAGGCGTCACGGCATCAGACTCTGCGCAGCTGCATCGAGTGGAGCTTCGAGCTCTGCTCGGCGGACGAGCGGTTGCTCTGGAGCCGGCTGTCGGTCTTCACGGGCAGCTTCGACCTGGACGCCGTCGAAGGTGTCTGCTCCGGCGACGGCCTGATCAAGGACGACATGCTGGAGTTGGTCGCCGGCCTGGTCGACAAGTCGATCGTGGCCACCGACAAGCATGACGCGGACCTGCGCTACCGGCTGCTCGACACGATCAGGGACTTCGGATTGCAGGAACTTCGCGCCCGTGGCGAGGAGACGCGGCTGCGGCGACGGCATCGCGACTGGTACGACGAGTTGCTGCTGCGAGCCGAACGCGAGTGGATCAGCCCACGGCAGGAGTACTGGCTCGGCCGGTTGAACCGGGAGCACCCGAACATCCGGTCCGCGCTGCAGTTCTGCCTCACCGAGCCGGGCGAGGCGGAATCCGCGTTGCGCATGGCCGTGTGCCCCTGGCGCTTCTACTGGTGGTCCCCCGGCCGGTTCAGCGAGGGCAGGCGCTGGCTCGACCAGGCCCTGGCCCAAGCAACGCAGCCGAGCGTGCACCGCGCCTGGGCGCTGCTGTTCAACAGCCAGTTGGCCGTCGTCCAGGGCGACTTCGACACCGGCAGAGCCCTGCTCGCCGAAGGCAAGGCGCTCGCGGAGCGGCTGGGCGACGCCGACAGCCTCGGCCGGCTCGGCTACGCCACGGCTCACCTCGCGCTGTGGGCCGGCGATGTCCCGGCCTCGATCGTGGCCTACGAACAGGCGCTCGCGGCCGGTTCCTCGGACCTGAGTCTGCGAGTCGACACCCTGCACGCCCTCCTGGTGGCCGTGGCCGTCGCCGGTGACGCGCAGCGCGCGCGGACGTGCCACCAGGAGGTCCTGAGCATCACCGAGCCCAACGGGGAACGCCGGCACCGGTCGCACTCGCGGTGGGCTTTCGGGCTGTCCGCCTGGCAGCAGGGCGATCTGCGCCGGGCGGCCGAACTGCAACACCAGAGCCTCCGGCTCAAGCACGGGCTGAACGACGTCCAAGGCACGGCATTCTGCCTGGAGGCGCTGGCGTGCGTCGCCGCCGCGGACCACCGCGAGCGAAGGGCCGCGACTCTGCTCGGCGCCGCCGAGATGTTGTGGCGGTCCATGGGTACTTCCCTGGCTCCGTTGCGGCCCGTCTTCGACTACCACCAGGACTGCGTGCGACGCGCCCGTCGCGCGCTCGGCGAGAAGAACTACCAGGCGGCCTTTCACGCTGGTGGCAGGCTGACGCTCGACGAGATGGTGGCCTACGCCCTTGAGGAACGTCCGGAGCCGACGTCGGCATTGCCCGCCCAGGGACCGACACCACTGACCGCACGCGAACAGCAGGTGGCCGAGCTCATCGCCCGGGGGGCGAGCAACAAGGAGATCGCGCACGCGCTCGTCATCAGCCAGCGCATGGCCGAGAACCATGTGGAGCACATCCTGGCCAAACTCGGTGTCACCTCGCGCATCCAGATCATGGCCTGGTTCCGCGAACAGCAGTCTGTGTCGCGGTCACCGGCGACGGGAGACGCGCCGCCGTCGAGTCAGTGA
- a CDS encoding GH1 family beta-glucosidase, producing MSVPAFPVLPAGFRFGVATAAYQIEGAHDEDGRGPSIWDTFSHIPGRTLNGATGDTACDHYHRYREDVALLRGLGVDSYRFSISWPRLLPEGVGPVNPKGLDFYDRLIDELLAAGIAPAVTLYHWDLPQALEDRGGWRVRRTAEAFAEYAALAGQRYGDRVARWMTLNEPFCSAFVGYAEGRHAPGATEGRGALAAAHHLLVGHGLAVAALRAADAREVGIALNLDRIHAASDSPEDLAALRRAQVLHNDIWAEPLLAGRYPEHEAETWAGLADGPWRRPGDLDLIGGPLDFLGVNFYRPITVAAAPHREADPALRSAVDIGVAELDPYGTRHTTMGWPVVPAAFTELLRELHSRYPRLPPVWITENGSAEVDAVAPDGLVHDTDRISYLAEHLAAVADAIAAGVDVRGYHAWSLLDNFEWARGYDQRFGLVRVDYDTLTRTPKDSYHWYRGLIAAHRARTEEPAR from the coding sequence ATGAGCGTTCCCGCTTTCCCGGTGCTGCCCGCCGGATTTCGGTTCGGCGTCGCCACCGCCGCCTACCAGATCGAGGGTGCCCACGACGAGGACGGCCGTGGCCCGTCCATCTGGGACACCTTCAGCCACATCCCGGGACGCACCCTCAATGGCGCGACCGGTGACACCGCCTGCGACCACTACCACCGCTACCGTGAGGACGTGGCCCTGCTGCGCGGGCTCGGCGTGGACAGCTACCGGTTCTCGATCTCCTGGCCCCGCCTGCTGCCGGAGGGTGTCGGCCCGGTCAACCCCAAGGGTCTGGACTTCTACGACCGTCTGATCGACGAGTTGCTGGCGGCCGGGATCGCACCCGCCGTCACGCTCTACCACTGGGACCTGCCCCAGGCCCTGGAGGACCGCGGTGGCTGGCGCGTGCGCCGGACCGCCGAGGCGTTCGCGGAGTACGCCGCCCTCGCCGGGCAGCGCTACGGCGACCGGGTGGCGCGCTGGATGACCCTCAACGAGCCGTTCTGCTCGGCCTTCGTCGGCTACGCCGAGGGGCGGCACGCGCCCGGCGCCACCGAGGGCCGCGGCGCGCTGGCGGCCGCCCACCACCTGCTGGTCGGGCACGGCCTCGCGGTCGCGGCGTTGCGTGCCGCGGACGCTCGGGAGGTCGGGATCGCCCTCAACCTCGATCGCATCCATGCCGCCTCCGACAGCCCCGAGGACCTCGCGGCGCTGCGTCGCGCCCAGGTCCTGCACAACGACATCTGGGCCGAGCCGCTGTTGGCCGGCCGCTACCCGGAGCACGAGGCCGAAACCTGGGCCGGCCTCGCCGACGGCCCGTGGCGGCGGCCCGGCGACCTGGACCTGATCGGCGGGCCGCTGGACTTCCTCGGCGTCAACTTCTACCGCCCGATCACCGTGGCCGCCGCGCCCCACCGCGAGGCGGATCCCGCGCTCCGCAGTGCCGTGGACATCGGCGTCGCCGAACTGGACCCTTACGGCACCCGGCACACCACCATGGGCTGGCCCGTTGTCCCGGCCGCGTTCACCGAGTTGCTGCGCGAACTGCACTCCCGCTACCCGCGGCTCCCGCCGGTCTGGATCACCGAGAACGGCTCCGCGGAGGTCGACGCCGTCGCCCCCGACGGTCTCGTCCACGACACCGACCGGATCAGCTACCTGGCCGAGCACCTCGCCGCCGTCGCGGACGCGATCGCCGCCGGGGTGGACGTGCGGGGCTACCACGCCTGGTCGCTGCTGGACAACTTCGAGTGGGCGCGCGGCTACGACCAGCGTTTCGGCCTGGTCCGCGTCGACTACGACACCCTGACCCGAACGCCCAAGGACAGCTACCACTGGTACCGGGGCCTGATCGCCGCGCACCGCGCGCGGACGGAGGAACCTGCCCGATGA
- the yicI gene encoding alpha-xylosidase has product MKFTDGYWLMRPGCTARYAAEVADVQADEHRLTLYAPVKRVLSRGGTLNSPLLTVECWSPAEGVIGVRTTHHAGSVRRGPEFALPGAQEDAGKVHRDGTVAELRSGELTLRVDTSQPWRLEFTADGRTLTSVEERGTGFVTDAEGRHHMLGQLSLSVGELVYGLGERFTPFVRNGQTVDIWQADGGTSSEQAYKNVPFHLTNRGYGVFVNHPGRVSYEVGSEAVGQVQFSVEDQSLEYFVVYGPTPKEVLTRYTALTGRPALPPAWALGLWLTTSFTTAYDEATVTRFVGGMAERGIPLSVFHFDCFWMRDYQWSDFTWDERTFPDPTGMLARLKEQGLRICVWINPYIAQKSRLFEEGRQAGYLVRRADGSVWQWDLWQPGMALVDFTNPAARDWFTGELRTLLDQGVDCFKTDFGERIPTDVVWHDGSDPERMHNYYTHLYNRAVFELLREERGEGEAMLFARSATAGGQQYPVHWGGDCESHFNAMAESLRGGLSLGLSGFGFWSHDIGGFEGTPTPTVFKRWVQFGLLSSHSRLHGSKSYRVPWDYGDEAVAVTREFTLLKHRLAPYLHRAAQQAHATGIPVMRAMVLEFPDDLAAATLDRQYLLGDDLLVAPVFTDDGTVDYYVPDGTWTNLLTGDRVTGPRWVREQHGHHTLPLLARPDSVIPLAAHDQHPVSAWADDVELRVHAFADGAERTVVIPSAAGPGETARFHLRREGDLLRVTTDSPHPWRLRLGGPDGPSHASPAGTRTAEFPFPT; this is encoded by the coding sequence ATGAAGTTCACCGACGGCTACTGGCTGATGCGGCCCGGCTGCACCGCGCGCTACGCCGCCGAAGTCGCCGACGTCCAGGCCGACGAGCACCGGTTGACGCTCTACGCGCCGGTCAAGCGGGTGCTCAGCCGTGGTGGCACGCTCAACAGCCCGCTGCTGACGGTCGAGTGCTGGTCGCCGGCCGAGGGCGTGATCGGGGTGCGCACCACTCACCACGCCGGATCGGTTCGCCGTGGACCCGAGTTCGCTCTGCCCGGTGCCCAGGAGGACGCCGGGAAGGTGCATCGGGACGGCACGGTGGCCGAGCTGCGCTCCGGCGAGCTGACGCTGCGGGTGGACACCTCCCAGCCGTGGCGGCTGGAGTTCACCGCCGACGGGCGGACGCTGACGTCGGTGGAGGAGCGCGGCACGGGTTTCGTGACCGACGCCGAGGGCCGCCACCACATGCTCGGTCAGCTGTCGCTGTCGGTCGGCGAGCTGGTCTACGGGCTGGGCGAGCGGTTCACCCCGTTCGTCCGCAACGGTCAGACGGTGGACATCTGGCAGGCCGACGGCGGCACCAGCAGCGAACAGGCCTACAAGAACGTCCCGTTCCACCTGACCAACCGCGGCTACGGCGTGTTCGTCAACCACCCGGGCCGGGTCAGCTACGAGGTCGGCTCCGAGGCCGTCGGCCAGGTTCAGTTCAGCGTCGAGGACCAGTCGCTGGAGTACTTCGTCGTGTACGGGCCGACGCCGAAGGAGGTCCTCACCCGCTACACCGCGCTGACCGGGCGTCCCGCGCTGCCCCCGGCCTGGGCGCTGGGCCTGTGGTTGACCACGTCGTTCACCACCGCGTACGACGAGGCCACCGTGACCCGCTTCGTCGGCGGCATGGCCGAGCGCGGCATCCCGCTGAGCGTGTTCCACTTCGACTGCTTCTGGATGCGCGACTACCAGTGGTCCGACTTCACCTGGGACGAGCGGACCTTCCCGGACCCGACCGGCATGCTGGCCCGGCTCAAGGAGCAGGGGCTGCGGATCTGCGTCTGGATCAACCCCTACATCGCGCAGAAGTCGCGCCTGTTCGAGGAGGGCCGGCAGGCGGGCTACCTGGTGCGCCGCGCCGACGGCAGCGTGTGGCAGTGGGACCTGTGGCAGCCCGGCATGGCGCTCGTGGACTTCACCAACCCCGCCGCCCGCGACTGGTTCACCGGAGAACTGCGCACGCTGCTCGACCAGGGCGTCGACTGCTTCAAGACCGATTTCGGCGAGCGCATCCCGACCGACGTCGTCTGGCACGACGGCTCCGACCCGGAGCGGATGCACAATTACTACACCCACCTGTACAACCGGGCCGTGTTCGAGCTGCTGCGCGAGGAACGCGGCGAGGGCGAAGCGATGCTGTTCGCCCGCTCCGCCACGGCCGGCGGCCAGCAGTATCCGGTGCACTGGGGCGGGGACTGCGAGTCCCACTTCAACGCGATGGCCGAGTCGCTGCGCGGCGGGCTGTCCCTCGGGCTGTCCGGCTTCGGCTTCTGGAGCCACGACATCGGCGGCTTCGAGGGCACACCCACCCCGACCGTGTTCAAGCGCTGGGTGCAGTTCGGGCTGCTGTCCTCGCACAGCCGCCTGCACGGCAGCAAGTCCTACCGGGTCCCGTGGGACTACGGTGACGAGGCCGTCGCGGTCACCCGTGAGTTCACCCTGCTCAAGCACCGCCTCGCCCCCTACCTGCACCGCGCGGCCCAGCAGGCGCACGCCACCGGCATCCCGGTGATGCGCGCGATGGTGCTGGAATTCCCCGACGATCTCGCCGCGGCCACGCTCGACCGGCAGTACCTGCTCGGCGACGACCTGCTCGTCGCCCCGGTCTTCACCGACGACGGCACCGTCGACTACTACGTCCCGGACGGCACCTGGACCAACCTCCTGACCGGCGACCGGGTCACCGGCCCGCGCTGGGTGCGCGAACAGCACGGCCACCACACACTGCCGCTGCTGGCGCGCCCCGACTCGGTCATCCCGCTGGCCGCCCACGACCAGCACCCGGTCTCGGCCTGGGCGGACGACGTCGAACTGCGGGTCCATGCCTTCGCCGACGGAGCCGAACGCACGGTGGTGATCCCCAGCGCCGCGGGACCAGGCGAAACGGCCCGCTTCCATCTGCGCCGCGAGGGCGACCTCCTGCGGGTGACCACCGACAGTCCGCACCCCTGGCGGCTGCGCCTCGGCGGACCGGACGGACCCTCGCACGCCAGTCCCGCCGGCACCCGGACGGCCGAGTTCCCGTTCCCGACCTGA
- a CDS encoding poly(ethylene terephthalate) hydrolase family protein: MGRGGTTRRLAGIVVAILAVVTTLAAGVLAARPALAQPWDTTAGNPYQRGPDPTVAMIESRTGPFATASTSVPAGYGFNGGMVYYPTDTSLGTWGALAIVPGYSALFADEEAWMGPWLASFGFVVIGVETTTRTDSADARGTELLAALNYLTTQSPVRDRVDPNRLSVLGHSAGGAGAMLAAERQPALKAAVGLAPGSPVGNLSLATDTVPTMVIGGQNDAVVTPSYLSGLYATMPASTQSDFAQIAGADHVYYTHPNNVEMKLLIPWLKTFLDNDIRYTPFLCPAPPDPSSISMYSPKCPYVPGGSAPGGGNTGALHAVGAAKCLAAPSTGTPGAQVTIGTCDGQAGQTWTRTTAAQLTVTLAGTTLCLDANGRGTSPGTKVIVWSCNGQANQQWNLNTNGTVTGAQSGLCLDVTGSSTAEGAPVELWSCNGGSNQRWSFG, translated from the coding sequence ATGGGACGAGGCGGGACAACCCGGCGGCTGGCCGGGATCGTCGTGGCGATCCTGGCCGTGGTGACCACATTGGCCGCGGGCGTGCTCGCGGCGCGGCCCGCCCTCGCCCAGCCATGGGACACCACGGCGGGCAATCCGTACCAGCGGGGCCCCGATCCGACCGTAGCGATGATCGAGTCCCGTACCGGCCCGTTCGCGACGGCGTCGACGAGCGTGCCGGCGGGCTACGGGTTCAACGGCGGAATGGTGTACTACCCGACCGACACCAGCCTGGGCACCTGGGGCGCGCTGGCGATCGTGCCCGGCTACTCGGCGCTGTTCGCCGACGAGGAAGCGTGGATGGGGCCGTGGTTGGCCTCGTTCGGTTTCGTCGTGATCGGCGTGGAGACCACCACCCGCACCGACAGCGCCGACGCCCGCGGCACCGAACTGTTGGCCGCGTTGAACTATCTGACCACGCAGAGCCCGGTGCGCGACCGGGTCGACCCGAACCGCCTGTCGGTGCTCGGCCATTCCGCGGGCGGGGCCGGGGCAATGCTCGCGGCGGAAAGGCAGCCCGCGCTCAAGGCCGCGGTCGGTCTCGCGCCCGGCTCACCGGTGGGCAACCTGTCGCTGGCCACGGACACGGTGCCGACGATGGTGATCGGCGGTCAGAACGACGCCGTGGTCACGCCGTCCTACCTCAGCGGCCTCTACGCCACCATGCCCGCCTCGACGCAGAGCGACTTCGCCCAGATCGCCGGCGCCGACCACGTGTACTACACCCATCCCAACAACGTCGAGATGAAACTGCTGATCCCCTGGCTGAAAACCTTCCTCGACAACGACATCCGGTACACGCCCTTCCTGTGCCCGGCGCCTCCCGATCCCAGCTCCATCTCGATGTACTCCCCCAAGTGCCCGTACGTGCCCGGCGGCAGCGCGCCAGGAGGCGGGAACACCGGCGCGCTGCACGCCGTGGGCGCGGCCAAGTGCCTTGCCGCGCCCTCGACCGGCACACCGGGTGCGCAGGTGACCATCGGCACGTGTGACGGGCAGGCCGGGCAGACCTGGACGCGTACCACCGCAGCCCAGTTGACCGTCACGCTGGCCGGCACCACGCTGTGCCTGGACGCCAACGGCCGGGGCACCAGTCCCGGCACCAAGGTGATCGTCTGGTCCTGCAACGGCCAGGCCAACCAGCAGTGGAACCTCAACACCAACGGCACCGTCACCGGTGCGCAGTCAGGGCTGTGCCTGGACGTGACCGGTTCCTCGACCGCCGAGGGCGCGCCGGTCGAACTGTGGTCCTGCAACGGCGGCAGCAACCAACGGTGGAGTTTCGGCTGA